TACTGTCATGACGGGCTGTGCCAAAGAAGGAGAAGGAAATGAGGAACTACACAGAGAACCTGTTGTTGCAGACTCTTCTTCTAACTCATCCTCCACTACATCCTCGACAAGAGGAGAGACTGACAGCTCCTCCACTATTTTCGATTCTCTTGTCAAAACCATTTACGCCTCTCCGCCATCATCAAAAACACTCATGATGCCGTCGCCTTCTTCCATTCTTTTAAGCAAAGGCACGCATCATCACCTTCTCCATTCCTCTTCTGCATGCAAAGGGGGAAAACAAGGAAAATGAGGGTGGAGGGGGTGGAACAGGAACCTCTCCCTCCTCTCATCAACTTCTTCTTGAAAGGACGATTGACAGTACTACCAGTGGTGGGGGTAGTAATAGCAATGAGGAAGATGACGAAGAAATTGTGGATAAACGGAACGACATGGCCCACCTTCAATCTCATCgtcaccaccaccaccaccaccaccataGGAACTCTGTGGACTACGTAGGCCTTGCACTCAAACATTGGTCGGTCTATTTAGGAAATGCTCTACTAAACTATATTCATAAGGAGTGTAAGGCCGCCTCCTCCTCATCTACGAGTAATATGAGTAGTTTGTCCTCTTCCTTACCGTCACCATCAGTGAATGGAGGAACGACAGGCACGTCCTTTTGCTCCTCATGTTGTTGTCATCATTCCGCCACCTCATCCTCAACAAACAATGTCGTGCCTCCTCCTAATAGCAACACCATGCCTCCTTTGCATCAGGGGTACTACAACTATGCCGCTGCAGCAAGCATGAATCCGTACCTGAACAATAATACCATGGCATTTGTAAGTTCTtatccaggggcgtccgcagggtgtgtagccctccccaaattaaggaatttttgctttttactacaatttttttttgctcaggtAAAAAGTTTTTAGCAAAATAGGGTGAATTTTTCCCccaataaatttccttttttatgaacagctgtagacttttgataattgttttccaaaaaaaataattttttgagcatgctctggattttttaaaaaccattcaataaatttaatttttgaatggtttttgaaaataattcccaaaaaccaagacaaaatatatatataattctgcagacgTTCCTGTTATCATCATAACCTATGTATTATTGTATGTATCTATAAATTTATCCCTTTCTCTACACagtagatatatgtatgtacatataggAGGGGGAGGGTTGGAGTAGTATTAGGGATAGCGCAGCAGATACTGCTTTTCaagtatatataagaaaaagatgaatcttttttttgttcccccTACCTAAAGTTAatactttatgtacatatatacatacataccattgtccaaatatatgtatgggtatatatataaataaatatatattgccttcacaaaaacaaaataataaaaaagaaaggctATGAAAGAAAACGAAGAAGAATTTCTCTcactttttgttatattttttagatgaatacatttagatataattttttttttcttcttcttcataatgtggttttttaaattaggtAGGGAAAAGATATTGGTGGGAGTGATGATTATGATAttcaatttgtatatatgtacatgcaaTGCAGGGGAGTCTGTAGGGGGTGGGCTAGAGAGGTTCTGGACctccctcccaaattaaggaaattaagCTTTTTGCTATATATTTGTATCGTTATTCGGGGCAATTATGCcgcaaagtaaaaaaatcaaaattcgatttttttatttataactatgaattttggaattttttccctgaaaatttaatttttgatatgttttgtcaatatctgtggattttgaaattttttcataaaatttaatttctgtaaacatctctggatttttgattttttaaaaatttaatatttgaaattttgctccaaaaaatatattttttttgtgaatatctgtagagtctgatttttttttttcgaaaaatttaatacttgcaattttatttttggaaaaaaaaatcccgaaaatttcattttctgttagtgtttatagatttttgaaattttatttccaaaacaattaatttcctgtgtatgtatttttgaagaaaaaaaaaccacaaaaatctaattttgaaacttttcttctACAAAATTTTTACTGCAATGTCTCCTTTACAATCATGTACATAAGAAGGGGGGAAAGtcacagtaatttatttgacctaaaaataattacttcaaataaagaagaaagagtTATAACTGTAAACTTACTCGAATGAGATAgcaaaaagggaaaaaaaaagtaaaaaaattatgtatgcatgcatatatatgtacatatataaaaagaaagggACTTCAAGTAGAAAGGCGTTTTCTTAAAAGAAATTGGAGGaatttattggttaaaaaattgtaataataaagagAAGAAAGTGAGCGATATGAACTACAAAATGCGTACTAGGTTGTTCCTACTACTTTAATACGTTAACTCCTTCCACTTCACTTGAAAGCAATAAGCTTTTATTATATCATGTAAcgctattattttaattagtaatgATTTAGTAAATACTCTTCATTAAAATGGGGAGATAAATGAATAAGGTAGCTCTCATTAAAGCAGTGTTATAAGTCCCtctcataaaaaatgaacagtTGTTTTCTCATTACAAATTCAATCCTCAAATTAATTTTGGTATTCTGTTAGTACACATATTCAACACTTTGGCATtagataaaaagtttaaatgtcTTGCCCTCTGCTCCGCgatttactattataaaaaaaatggagagataaacaatatattttgaaagattgttttttatagaattttctcGAAATAGAAAATCCTGCAGCTCACCAAAAAAAGTCAATCCTATTTATCTGTGtaaaacaaactaacaatgcAAACTTTGTGGGCATGTGTACTAGTTATGGGAACTCCGGCTCTTTCGGCTCGGTTCACTAAAAAAAGCTGGCTTTTTTAGGTCCCAAACGTCTCATCAGATTTTGctgtttttcagaattttttcaaaatctttgctctgctgcataatatGCCtgaatgacttcttttttttcttaagaaaataaatccccccaaaaaaaaaaaaaatttcctcatatgtttgctttaaattttatcctgacgaaaaaaaaaagttataattaaaaggcaataaatccattatttggGGTGAGCCGGCTTCTGTCGTTCACTTCAAAGAGCCGGTTCATAGAGCTGTTACGTTCCTGAACGACACATCACTAATGTGTaccaatataatacaaaaatttatttgggaattaaatttggaatgaaaaattaacggtgtattttttatcagACCTTGTATGTATAGGTATATGAAGTCCGGCTAAAATTGAATCATGGAGTGAATAGAAATGACGATGCctccaaaattttactttttatcttttattagaAGCTTATGAtgatcatttattaataaataaaatgatcacTTTGTTAATATGTGGTTCACCAACACAAAAGtaaactaaaatgatttttctcaaagttgagtgtggattacatttatattcttcaacgatgaataatcgtcaatttctatgagtagattattcatattaacttattgattaatcgtcacaataaaagaatgagaaggGAAAGATCATATGGTCTCAacataagtctcttaaataaaataaaggctcTAAAGTATTGCTAAAATGCTTGGGTATCCTAACCTCTACCACATATGTGAattcaaagcctataattgactcaagtATGACATATTAGGCTGTATGcatatacctataaaataattaggattttctgttttttctgatttttattcaagaattgttttttatgtagaaaatgtagaaaattttatataatgcatTCTATACATGGATTGTGGTTAAACTAAAACACAATAATAgacttttgaacaaaaaaatcttacttaCTTACTGAAATTCAATCAATGATATAATTTCACGAACCGTGCTGCAATCCTACATTGTACGTAGATGTAAAATGCTGAATCAAATgtctcttataaaatatataatattgtgaATGGTTGGTTTGATGTACATcgactttttaacaaaatatgttaagtaattaaactacatatatacaacTTCAGTTTTTGCACTTATTATTACTTCATTAGATTTCCAGAATATGtacagatataaaataaagtatttatttgattcaataagcttatacaattttttttttacaggttcAGGGAAAAGATCCCTCTGTTGATGTCACTCAAGACATGGTAGAAGAAAGTGAGGATGAAAGGTGTTTTGATGAGATGTCTGATTCAGTTTTGCCCATTGAATTACCTCCGTGCGAATTAGTTCGTCTCGAAGAAATATCTGAACTCGTGTCAAGTTGCCTTTCGTCGCCTATGCGTCGAGAAAAATTGGCTGTTGCCATAGAAAGTGAAACATACATCAATAAACTTCTTAATTTGTTTCACGTTTGCGAAGACTTAGATAACATTGACGGACTGCATCACCTTTACgacatctttaaaaatatttttttcctaaacaaAAACTCTCTTTTTGAGCTAATGTTTAGTGAAGATACCATTTTTGATGTGGTGGGGTGCTTAGAATTCGATCCAAATTTACCCTCTCCCAAAAAACATCGACAGTACCTGCGTTCTATCGCCACATTCCACAAGGtattttattgttcataatAGTTTAATTCATACGGAGCTCAAAtggattatttttgttatgagaTCAAATTAGTCATCTTTACAgtcataaaaattacataaatactgTGTCTAATGAAAATCGTATTCCTTAATGATCAatgtcaatttacaaattagtttcaatattacatattaattagtatgtctatgtgtatttttcttgtattgAAACGTCACATTATAAAGTCTTATTAGTGATTTAATTTCAATGCATATGATTAAGTAGTTGATTGGATAGTTtctaagaaattattaattatcactatccaacaaaattttGGTCTTGCTAGGCTAAAATCCCTATTTAATATCGTTATTtaagaaaacgaaaatgaaaTACCGCACTAGGGTTGGCctttaaaaaaacgtttttagagtattattattataatatatatatttagttttttttaccataaatattttgaatttaaaacataaGGTTTATTCTTcagttttaactataatataaagcaatagaaaaaaatgtattaattatcttccaaatatgatccttcattttactggatttttgtatgattagacacattttgtaggagctgtattaaaattaacttaataaataacatatttgtagAAATGCTTTTAATCCATTTCTATTACccttaattttcatctatataattatttccctTCAAAATATGACTGGAtcataattatactctaaaaacgaGAGTTTTTAATAAAGGCTTTAAATTGCGGTTGAAGGGTTTTATTAggcatttttgtgttttatggcttaaataacaataataaatgtgggttttagccGGCCGGCGAAAATGCTGTTGCGTAgtgatttatttgtttatggtccaattaatcttaatttacattaaaatatcgCTCTATAAGAAGTGTTGTAatctaataacattttttgacgTATAATACTACTTAATTCATTATGTCGTATTTTTTGGTTTCTAATTTCATGCTATTGAGTAACAAGggacaataacttttttaaatagaaatctctagttgttgtttttcttgtaatttgtttatttaaaggaGTAAAGGAtctattaatttgtataaagtCACGTTTGAGCTTTACGttataattactataatctaTTGAGCTCTTTATCGAACAAATGAATTATACGTACTCGTTATTAATTTAGGTGATCAACATAAATAATGTGGAGCTTCTTTCTAAAATTCATCAAACATATCGCGTTCAATATATTCAAGATGTTGTATTACCTCCCCCCTtcagtttttgaagaaaatatgctATCTACCTtgtcatcttttattttctttaataaagtcGAAATTGTGTCGTTAGTGCAGGAAGATGAACAATTTTTGAacgaattttttaatcaagtaagatcaaatgatattttaattctGTTATCATGTGTTGATTGACTTTGCTTGTATATTAGCTAATGGATGAAAATACCAACGAATATCGTAGAAAGGagttagtattatttttgaaagaattctGTACTTTCTCTCAAACTTTGCAACCACAAGCAAgagaatcatttttcaaaactttgaataGTCTGGGAATTTTATCTGCCATGGAAATAACTCTTGCCTCCAACGACAAGGTAACCAAATCTGCGTCAATAGATGTTCTTCTTCATATTGTAGAATTTTCGGCGTCTATGGTCCGAGAGCATATGCAACTCCAGCACAATTCAACTGATGAGGTAAGACTTGATTTGCTGTTGAACCTAGTTGGTTTCTATTGACTTTACATTGAGtttgattgacttttttttttttttttttttttcaggaatcTCTTCTCATGAACATCATAATACGGCAAATGAATTGTGATAGTGATCCTGAGATGAGTGGTGCAGTACAATTAATGGGAATAATAAAGACATTATTAGATCCTGAAAACATGCTGGCAAGCGTCAATAAATCTGAGAAAACAGACtttctacattatttttacaGGAATTGCATGAGGGTATTAATTGGTAAGAGTAACTCTAAATTTGAAAGGAAATCCATGATTATCATCTTActattcttcaattttatatttatagaaccTTTAAATGAAAGTACAAGTGGGGATAAACCTACAACGATGATGGATTCATCGACTGTGCAGCTCTTAAGTCTTATTCTTGAATTACTGAGTTTCTGTGTTGAGCATCATACTTACCACATTAAGAATTACATCCTCCACAAAGATCTCCTAGGTCGAATCTTAATACTTATGAGCTCTAAACATACATTCCTTGTTCTTTGTAAgtaaaagtattcatattttataaatctacttttgaatgtacatattatttccttaatatCTTGTGActtgatataattttctttaatttcaggTGCTCTTCGTTTTATGAGGAAAATTGTTGCCTTGAAGGACGAGTTTTACAATCGTTACATAATTAAGGGGAATTTATTTCAGCCTGTAGTATCAGCATTCATCAATAATAATggcagatataatttattggattCTGCAATATTGGAGATGTTCGAATTCATCAAATTGGTGAGTAATTAggatttcaaatacatatatttt
The sequence above is drawn from the Lepeophtheirus salmonis chromosome 5, UVic_Lsal_1.4, whole genome shotgun sequence genome and encodes:
- the flfl gene encoding LOW QUALITY PROTEIN: serine/threonine-protein phosphatase 4 regulatory subunit 3 (The sequence of the model RefSeq protein was modified relative to this genomic sequence to represent the inferred CDS: deleted 1 base in 1 codon), whose product is MTDTRRRVKLYALNAERQWDDKGTGHVSSTYVERLKGISLLVRAESDGTLLLESKIQNDTAYQKQQETLIVWSEGDNFDLALSFQEKAGCDEIWEKICQVQGKDPSVDVTQDMVEESEDERCFDEMSDSVLPIELPPCELVRLEEISELVSSCLSSPMRREKLAVAIESETYINKLLNLFHVCEDLDNIDGLHHLYDIFKNIFFLNKNSLFELMFSEDTIFDVVGCLEFDPNLPSPKKHRQYLRSIATFHKVININNVELLSKIHQTYRVQYIQDVVLPPPSVFEENMLSTLSSFIFFNKVEIVSLVQEDEQFLNEFFNQLMDENTNEYRRKELVLFLKEFCTFSQTLQPQARESFFKTLNSLGILSAMEITLASNDKVTKSASIDVLLHIVEFSASMVREHMQLQHNSTDEESLLMNIIIRQMNCDSDPEMSGAVQLMGIIKTLLDPENMLASVNKSEKTDFLHYFYRNCMRVLIEPLNESTSGDKPTTMMDSSTVQLLSLILELLSFCVEHHTYHIKNYILHKDLLGRILILMSSKHTFLVLCALRFMRKIVALKDEFYNRYIIKGNLFQPVVSAFINNNGRYNLLDSAILEMFEFIKLEDIKSLCTHVVENYSQTLDKITYVQTFKALKLRYDQHQDRIRDRQQSQLESVGSILRPGRYRRDPRQVDEDEEMWFNSDVEIEEEASSSPTQLRNNSAISNEAAALAANAASNNNTSLNHDAVPITQSIVSTSSAQPPDLMIHPPESTNGRLTIEPDASEQESLTHENESLKQVSEVDDDSAATLTSTTQADSSCGTTESISSSPNSSSSTMKKGLVDYDSDEEETDENNEVDSGPAVKRQRTSLNSDSSSD